In the genome of Bacteroidia bacterium, one region contains:
- a CDS encoding T9SS type A sorting domain-containing protein, translating to MKKITFLLALFASFSFSAEAQTSATIDTNIVAATLDYHLGFFENPNYHPGFIVPKNSGLSTILASNIWIGGLDASHQLHLAAETYSYYSNQRDFGSGPIANNYTSAAYLSRYDNVWKMDKSTVDYHKAHWSDPGYVVPLSIANWPGNGNAANGEAHLLAPYFDYNGNGIYDPQNGDYPLIRGDQAVFFIWNDADSAHATGGLPLGIEIHAMFYEMNCSIDSALLQTVFASFQIYNRSVNNYDSTYVGVFTDQDIGCSDDDFEGCDSTLNMYYAYNGEAIDQNCPSPELPYGAHPPAEATVFLNQKMSSFIYYNNDFTSIGNPLVAMDYYNYMQSKWKDSTHVVYGGNGHYSSDTLCNYVFPGNPSDTSAWSETTNGDPAGDRRGIGSTGPFAFPAGTEKNIDIAYVFGRNYTSADSIGNLASVTTLKQNVQQIINDYNNGSPCGGDLNTVKNYFSNPKNLTVFPNPATNQLNVKINFEAKDVTYQIYNAIGQEISEGNFDSGETNNIDISQLPSGMYMLIVRNAAGQFAKKFVKE from the coding sequence ATGAAAAAAATTACTTTTTTACTCGCCCTTTTTGCCAGCTTCAGTTTTTCTGCGGAAGCGCAAACAAGCGCCACGATTGATACTAATATTGTTGCAGCAACTTTAGACTATCATCTTGGTTTTTTTGAAAATCCTAATTATCATCCAGGGTTTATTGTTCCCAAAAATTCTGGCTTAAGTACTATTTTAGCAAGTAATATTTGGATTGGAGGTTTGGATGCAAGCCATCAATTACATCTTGCTGCCGAGACATATAGTTATTATTCTAATCAACGTGATTTTGGTTCTGGACCAATCGCAAACAATTATACATCTGCTGCTTATTTAAGTCGTTACGACAATGTGTGGAAAATGGATAAATCTACTGTTGATTATCACAAAGCGCATTGGTCTGATCCTGGTTATGTAGTTCCGCTAAGTATTGCCAATTGGCCCGGAAACGGAAATGCTGCCAATGGAGAAGCGCATCTTTTAGCTCCTTATTTCGATTATAATGGTAACGGAATTTATGATCCACAAAATGGAGATTATCCTTTAATTCGTGGCGACCAAGCCGTCTTTTTTATTTGGAATGATGCCGATAGTGCTCACGCAACTGGTGGACTTCCTTTAGGAATTGAAATTCATGCGATGTTTTATGAAATGAATTGTTCTATTGACTCTGCTTTATTGCAAACTGTTTTTGCAAGTTTTCAAATTTACAATCGCTCCGTTAATAATTATGATTCTACTTATGTGGGTGTTTTTACTGATCAAGATATTGGATGTTCAGATGATGATTTTGAAGGCTGTGATTCTACTCTAAATATGTATTATGCTTATAATGGAGAGGCGATAGATCAAAATTGTCCTTCTCCTGAATTGCCTTATGGAGCTCATCCGCCTGCTGAAGCAACGGTTTTTCTAAATCAAAAAATGTCCTCTTTCATCTATTATAACAATGATTTTACAAGCATAGGAAACCCTTTGGTAGCAATGGATTATTATAATTATATGCAATCTAAGTGGAAAGATAGTACCCATGTAGTTTACGGTGGAAATGGACACTATTCATCAGACACTTTGTGTAATTATGTTTTTCCTGGTAATCCGAGCGATACATCTGCTTGGTCAGAAACTACGAATGGTGATCCAGCGGGGGACAGAAGAGGAATTGGCTCTACTGGTCCGTTTGCATTTCCTGCTGGAACTGAAAAAAATATAGATATTGCCTATGTTTTCGGGAGAAATTATACCAGTGCGGATTCTATTGGAAACTTAGCAAGTGTTACCACATTAAAACAAAATGTGCAACAAATTATAAACGATTATAATAATGGCTCGCCTTGCGGTGGAGATTTGAATACAGTAAAAAATTATTTTTCGAATCCTAAAAACCTGACTGTTTTCCCCAATCCCGCTACCAATCAACTAAACGTAAAAATAAATTTTGAAGCGAAGGATGTTACGTATCAAATTTATAATGCAATTGGACAAGAAATTTCGGAAGGAAATTTTGATTCAGGTGAAACCAACAACATTGATATAAGTCAATTGCCAAGCGGAATGTATATGCTTATTGTTCGCAATGCAGCAGGACAATTTGCGAAAAAATTTGTGAAGGAATAA